The Arachis ipaensis cultivar K30076 chromosome B07, Araip1.1, whole genome shotgun sequence genome includes a window with the following:
- the LOC107607945 gene encoding serine/threonine-protein kinase EDR1, translated as MGRNRMKNLFRKLHIGGGDGGDDGDGDGGASPTMNEIPSRNLSVAEHEHEHEHEFQFQMRMALAISASHPIPNIDADSDQIDAAKQMSLGSESSLTQFQSLRYWNYSVIGYEEKVMDEFYDVYGISSNFIRRGKMPLLVDLQAKTTSQNGDREVILVNRLVDLELQRLEEKACALFDDCPISEKGLILSGLLQRLADIVVTRMGGTVGSADKMIERWARRSHELRDSSRTIVLPLGSLDVGLSRHRALLFKVLADKINIPCMLVKGSYYTGSADGALNLIKADDGSEYIIDMMGAPSSQLQNYSFSVRNCEEVVRVGLFNRTHLMLDNRTQVLGSSPDQCSKKPKAVKSQSEKPLNVGGQTKLVDNIHVGMNERERFGHNLGNLLESLHKSCEFSSHRETSPAEKIRVNNVSKYVLSAAKNPEFAQKLHTVLLESGALPPHDLFSGVNPQDMGEDKTCEEFVRDIIQDDPTRLSLSYNKSLIPYQMKHTAHDTRSEQQKEFYIDRYDNSTQCDCECDNAGKGSVMVCDNRVDGLEKSHYLCKEQCVQSDLPKTAVSCETRDRFDVSHDGDDKNGYNEVGVASNDVGFCKDSAIQINKAPCIDSAECITYDHKNDRVDPVLRERKEWEIQWEDLRIGQRIGIGSCGEVFHADCNGSEVAVKKFLTQDFSSDAVAQFKSEVEIMLRLRHPNIVLFMGAITRPPHLSILTEFLPRGSLYGLLRNPKFQLNDKRRLRMAVDVAKGMNYLHTSHPPIVHRDLKSPNLLVSKHWVLKVCDFGLSRMKHHTFLSSKSYAGTAEWMAPEVLRNELANEKCDIYSFGVILWELATTMIPWQGLNQMQVVGAVGFQNRRLEIPDDVDPEVEQIIRDCWQMDPQLRPSFSELLSRLCQLQHLVVVKGVKRAPHIK; from the exons ATGGGGAGAAATAGGATGAAGAATCTGTTTAGGAAGTTGCACATCGGTGGTGGAGACGGTGGCGATGACGGTGACGGTGACGGTGGCGCTTCTCCTACTATGAACGAGATACCGAGTCGCAATCTGAGTGTTGCAGAGCATGAGCATGAGCATGAGCATGAGTTTCAATTTCAGATGAGAATGGCGTTGGCCATCAGTGCTTCCCATCCAATTCCAAACATTGACGCTGACTCCGATCAGATCGATGCCGCCAAGCAGATGAGCTTAGGTTCTGAGTCTTCCCTCACACAGTTCCAATCCCTTCGCTATTGG AATTATAGTGTGATAGGTTATGAGGAGAAAGTGATGGATGAGTTTTATGATGTTTATGGAATCTCTTCAAATTTCATTCGTCGAGGAAAGATGCCCTTATTGGTGGATCTGCAGGCTAAAACCACCTCACAAAATGGTGATCGTGAAGTCATCTTGGTGAATCGCTTGGTTGATCTTGAGCTGCAGCGGCTTGAGGAAAAGGCCTGTGCCTTATTCGATGACTGTCCTATTTCTGAAAAAGGACTGATTTTAAGTGGCTTGCTGCAGAGACTTGCTGATATTGTTGTTACCAGAATGGGTGGCACAGTTGGTAGTGCAGATAAAATGATAGAAAGGTGGGCTAGGAGGAGTCATGAGTTAAGAGATTCTTCAAGAACCATTGTTCTTCCTCTTGGCTCTCTTGATGTTGGACTGTCGCGTCACCGAGCCCTGCTTTTTAAG GTACTTGCTGACAAGATTAATATTCCTTGCATGCTGGTCAAAGGGAGCTATTACACTGGAAGTGCTGATGGAGCATTGAATTTGATAAAAGCTGATGATGGAAG TGAATACATCATTGATATGATGGGTGCACCT AGCAGTCAGCTCCAAAACTATAGCTTTTCTGTAAGGAATTGTGAAGAAGTTGTCCGAGTGGGACTGTTTAACAGAACGCATTTGATGCTCGATAATAGAACTCAAGTCTTGGGTAGCTCACCTGATCAGTGCAGCAAAAAACCAAAAGCAGTCAAGTCCCAGTCAGAAAAACCATTAAATGTGGGTGGTCAAACAAAACTAGTTGATAATATCCATGTTGGAATGAATGAAAGAGAGAGGTTTGGACATAATTTGGGAAATCTTTTAGAGTCACTGCATAAATCATGTGAATTCTCATCACATAGAGAAACATCACCTGCAGAAAAGATTCGTGTAAACAATGTATCCAAGTATGTCCTCAGTGCAGCAAAGAACCCGGAATTCGCACAAAAACTACACACAGTTTTGCTAGAGAGTGGAGCCCTCCCCCCACATGATCTCTTTTCAGGTGTAAATCCACAAGATATGGGTGAAGATAAAACATGTGAAGAATTTGTCAGGGATATCATTCAAGATGATCCAACTAGGTTGTCATTAAGCTACAACAAATCTCTCATACCCTATCAAATGAAGCACACTGCCCATGATACTAGGTCAGAACAGCAGAAAGAATTTTACATAGATAGATATGATAATTCCACACAGTGTGATTGTGAATGTGATAATGCGGGGAAGGGGTCTGTGATGGTTTGTGACAATAGAGTTGATGGGTTAGAGAAATCTCATTACTTATGTAAAGAGCAATGTGTCCAATCTGACTTGCCCAAGACAGCTGTTTCTTGTGAAACACGTGATAGATTTGATGTTTCCCATGATGGGGATGACAAAAATGGTTATAATGAGGTTGGTGTAGCTTCAAATGACGTTGGATTTTGTAAAGACTCAGCCATTCAGATAAATAAGGCACCCTGTATAGACTCAGCAGAGTGTATCACATATGATCATAAGAATGACAGAGTTGACCCAGTCTTGAGGGAGAGGAAAGAATGGGAAATTCAATGGGAGGATCTTCGTATTGGTCAACGTATTGGTATCG GTTCGTGTGGTGAGGTTTTCCATGCTGATTGCAACGGTTCG GAAGTTGCTGTGAAGAAGTTTCTAACACAAGATTTTTCTAGTGATGCGGTGGCTCAGTTCAAATCTGAA GTTGAGATCATGTTAAGACTGCGGCATCCCAATATTGTGCTCTTCATGGGAGCTATTACTCGTCCGCCACATCTATCCATCTTGACAGAGTTTCTTCCAAG AGGGAGTTTATATGGTCTATTGCGTAATCCTAAGTTTCAACTTAATGACAAGAGGCGGTTGCGTATGGCTGTTGATGTG GCTAAGGGAATGAACTACTTGCACACAAGTCATCCTCCCATTGTCCATAGAGATTTGAAGTCTCCGAATCTTCTTGTCTCCAAGCATTGGGTTCTTAAG GTCTGTGATTTTGGTCTATCGCGGATGAAGCACCATACATTTTTGTCATCAAAGTCCTATGCTGGAACG GCCGAGTGGATGGCACCAGAAGTCTTAAGAAACGAGCTTGCCAATGAAAA GTGTGATATATATAGTTTTGGAGTAATCTTGTGGGAGTTGGCTACGACAATGATCCCGTGGCAAGGTTTGAACCAAATGCAGGTTGTTGGAGCTGTTGGATTCCAAAACA